The sequence CCCCTGCAGTAACTCCAGGCAACGGCCTCTCCCCATCCGGCCCTCACCCCTGGACGAAGGATCCCCCCATCTCCTTTCCAGGCGCAGTGCCCCTTCCTGCTGCGGGCACAGGGTCTGCCCCCCAACCTGCCCCCCACTTCTCCAAATGAGCCTGAGCCACGCATTCCAGGACGCGGAGCCTGAGCCACGCACCTACGCGGGGAGGGCAGCCTCCGGGAGTGGTCGAGACCAAGCGCCAGGCGGGGACAGTGACCCGCAGGGCGCGGACACAGTACCCGTGGTAACGTACGTGGGCTAGTCCTGATTGCAGTCCGTCCGGGGACCACTTGACACTTAACCAGGTTAGAGCCCTTCATGCTCCGAATCTCATCGGACCCTTTGCCACAGCCCTGCCCAGGGCCACAGATGCCCCCGTTTCACACATGAAGAAGAAGCCCAGGCTCAGACGGGCGTCAAGCCCGGGAGAAGGTTGCCGGGGGAACGAGTGACAGTGTCTGGACTAAAACCCGACCCTCTGCGGCGGGCGGCTCCAGAGCTCCTCCCCTGACCCTCCCTCCTCCACGCCGCCCCCGGCGTTGCCTGCCGCCACGCGCCTCGCCGCCACTGCAGAGACGCGGCTCCGGTCCCGCTCGCCTCCGCTGCGGGCCTCGAGGACGCGGGGTCCCGGCCCCCCGCTGGCCGCGCCGCTGCTGGTGAGTGCGGGGCGCCTCCCCACCCCGCGCCCACGGCCGCTGAGCGCTCCCCGGCGAccccgggcggggcggggcgggggcttgATCCTGCCTTCGGGCCAGGCTGAGACTGGCAGgtgaggggatgggaggaggtCGAGGGAACTAgacccaccccactccccacctgccTTCTCACCCCTCGGTtctgggcggggagggggctccAGCTGCTGAAGGTTCCCGGACAACCCCCTCCCCCATCGGCAGGCTCCCAAGCTGCCTGGAATGGACGGAAACTTGGTGCTGgtgaaggctggggtggggggtggagaggggaggggagttcTGCCCCGAGGAGGGGGCCGGCCGGCACTGTGGAGTGGCGGTGAAAGCTGGGCGCGCCTTGGTCCCGGGGCAGGGGAAAAGCGGATAGCTGGGAGCTGCTGCTGGGGGGCCGCATGGGGGGCCAGATCCGGCTCCACCAGTCCCGAGCCTGGGCTTGGAGGGAAATTCTTTGCCGGTGAGTCGCGTCCCTAGGGTGTGTTTGACAGGACTGGGCAGACAGGACTGGAAGGTGGAAGGTGGGGGCCCAGGAGGGGCCAGCCCCCAGGTGGGCCGCCCTGAGAAGGCTCAGGTGGAAGCACCTGTCAGGGCCCTTCTCCTCCGGGGCTGGCAGACAGGGTTCCAACCTCCACTCCAGTCTTCTTGAACTCTCGCCAGGTGAGTGCCAGGCTGGGGAAGGAATGGCCTTTTACTACTCTTACCACAGCTCAAGAAAGTAGGAATTATTTCTctttagagataaggaaggaaGGTCAAAGAGATTAGGAGAAATTGGAAGTCACCCAGGTAGAAGGGGTAGAGCTGAGGCTTGAATCCAGATGTGACTCCACGCTCAATACACATCCCACTCCCCAAAGGACAGGTCTTAGAAGGAGCTGAGTTGAggcagacactttttttttttattctaagtaTGTTACTGTATGCTGCTGCCAGTGCATATAAAATAAGCACCCTTGTGAAACAGAAGTTCATGAAAATTCAGAGAGGTAGAGGATTAAACAAATACTTTAATTCCCACTGGTAATTAAATTCCGGGGAGAAAATAAAGGGGACAGGAGCAGAGTGactgggagggcaggggcttcCAGGTCCAGGGTAATCTAGGGTGGCCTCTAAGAAGAGGATGTTTTAGCAGAGGCCTCAGTAATGAGAAGGATGCAGCCATGCAAGTTTCTGgaggaagagcattctaggcagcAGGAATAATTACAAAGCCCCAGAGGCCCCCATAGCGGCCTGAGCAGAGAGGCAGGTGGAGAGTGTAGGAGAGTAGGGCAAGAATGTAGAAACTGGGGTTTTATTCTCAGTGTAATGGAAGCTAGTAGAAAGTTTTAAACAAGGGCGTGACATGATTCAATTTAATGGACTCTGCGGGCATAGGAGCAGACACTTGAAGGCCAGCCAGGAAGCTTTGGTAATAATACCAGCAAGGGTGATGGTGATTTGGaacagggggtggtggtggaggggtgaGAAGTGGTGATGCAGGGGTGGACCCTCAGTCAGCATGCATGCTCAGAGTCACAGAGTGGCTCCAGGAGCACTCACATGTGCACACAAGCCCACACGTACACACGGAGAGGCACATGCTCCCAACACCCTTTGCAGCATGTAGACACTAGGTGCACTCAGGCAGACCCACCTGTCCACACCCTCTGAGTCATTCCAGGACTAGGAGGAGGATGTGTGATCTGGGGACCTGAACAAAGCATGACTCCCCACCACAAAGCTCCGGCATCCCGGATTGCTGGTGTGTCTGGGGCTCCCTCAGGTCCTGGCACAGGGAAGGAGGGTGTCCCTAGATTTTTCCTGGATCTGGTGTCCCCAGGAACCAGACCATTACCCTCTCCATGTGCCTCCCCCTGCAACCTGAACTGGTCTCCCAACTTCACCACCCACTGCCTGTGGGACCTTGGGGAGATTATTTCCCCTCTCCAAGCTCCAGTTTCTTATCTGGGGTTCATCACCCCAACTTCACAGGATGATAGCGAGGCATCAACGAGGTAAGTTTTGAGAAGCTGGTCTGGGGCAGGCATCCAGCAGAGAAATGGAGAGCGGGCGGTGGACAGCCCAGCCTTGAATTcaattctagttttaatttttttttttttttttttgcggtacacgggcctcttactgttgtggcctctcctgttgcggagcacaggctccggacgcgcaggctcagcggccatggctcacaggcccagccgctctgcagcatgtgggatcttcccggattggggcacgaacccgtgtcccctgcatcggcaggtggactctcaaccactgcgccaccagggaagccccaattctaGTTTTAAATGAGTGACTTGACCGCTCCAGATTTCACAATGGAtagccagcatttattgagcacttactgtgtactgAGTGCTTTGCAATCCTTTTCTCATTTGattatcagtttcttcatctgtcaatgagAAGCATAATAGTGTCTACCTCCCAAGGTccttataaggattaaatgagatccaGCACATAAAGTATTTAGCTCCTTGCCTGGCTCgttgtaaatgctcaataaataataactgTTATTATCAGCAAATGCACATTCCCTTCCTTCCGGCAtatagctctgtgactttgggcaggttacttagcctctctgtgcccgTTTCCTCTCTGTAGCTTAGGAAGAATAACAGTCCTGATCTCATAGGGTCGTTGGGATGATCAAACGAATCCATCCACATAGAGAACTcagaacagcgcctggcacatagtaaatgctctgTAAATGTCATCTACCCGTTCTCAGACCGGTTTTCCCATCCTGTCAGGCGGGCACGGCCCACAGCGCCCCCACCAGGCACCATGGACTGGAAGACGCTCCAGGCCCTACTGAGCGGGGTGAACAAGTACTCCACAGCCTTCGGACGCATCTGGCTGTCGGTGGTGTTCGTCTTCCGCGTGCTGGTGTACGTGGTGGCTGCAGAGCGCGTGTGGGGGGACGAGCAGAAGGACTTTGACTGCAACACTAAGCAGCCAGGCTGCACCAACGTCTGCTACGACGAGTTCTTCCCCATCTCCAACATCCGCCTCTGGGCCCTGCAGCTCATCTTCGTCACGTGCCCGTCGCTGCTGGTCATCCTGCACGTGGCCTACCGCGAGGAGCGGGAGAGGCGGCACCGCGAGAAACACGGCGACCAGTGTGCCAAGCTGTACGACAACGCGGGCAAGAAGCACGGTGGCCTCTGGTGGACCTACCTGTTCAGCCTCATCTTCAAGCTCCTCATCGAATTCCTCTTCCTCTACTTGCTGCACACTCTCTGGTACGGCTTCAGCATGCCCCGCCTGGTCCAGTGCGCCAACGTGGCCCCCTGCCCCAACATCGTGGACTGCTACATCGCCCGGCCCACCGAGAAGAAGCTCTTCACCTACTTCATGGTGGGCGCCTCCGCTGTCTGCATCGTGCTCACCTTCTGCGAGATCTGCTACCTCATCTTCCACAGGGTCGTGCGAAGCCTTCCCAGAAAGAGCGGCCTCCGGGGCCGCGGCCCCCCGTCCTCCGCCAGCCAGGCCTCCACCTGCCGCTGCCACCACAAGCTGGTGGAGGCCGGGGAGTTGGGCCCGGATTCCAGCGACGACAAGCTACGTGCTTCGGCACCCAACATGACCCCCATCTGACCACGGGCTGGGGAGCGATCCTGGGCTGCCCGTGGGGACAGGCAGGGAGGTATTGTGCCGGTGGAGGGGTCCTCCCGGGGCTGGGGGACCCCACTCTGAATTCACTACACTATTCAGTTTCACCTTTAGTAGATTGTTTTGAGCGCTGGGCACTGTGCTGTCCGTCTGGTATAGGTCACACCACAGGCCCACTGGCAGCCCTCCTGGGAGAAAGACAAGCAAATTAACTACTGCCTGCAAGGGGACACTTAGAGGACTCCGCTGGGCTTCACCTAAGCCAGGAGGGGATGATGGGGAGAGGCTTCCCTGAGGGAGGAATGTTTAAGAGAGGTGAGAAGTGCTTCCTAGCACACAAAAGCAGCTGCAGAGGCCTGGAGGCCACAAGAGGAAAGATGCTTGCCCTGGGTCTGGTGAGATGTACCAGACCAAAGGGAATCTTCATTCCTTCGGGAGAAGCACCCAGATTCCTGGGATGGAAAGGAAGTATCCTCCCAGCAGTGGAGGTCTGGAGGCTGAGAGTGAGCCTGGGAAGAGGAGGGGTAAG comes from Delphinus delphis chromosome 1, mDelDel1.2, whole genome shotgun sequence and encodes:
- the GJB3 gene encoding gap junction beta-3 protein, coding for MDWKTLQALLSGVNKYSTAFGRIWLSVVFVFRVLVYVVAAERVWGDEQKDFDCNTKQPGCTNVCYDEFFPISNIRLWALQLIFVTCPSLLVILHVAYREERERRHREKHGDQCAKLYDNAGKKHGGLWWTYLFSLIFKLLIEFLFLYLLHTLWYGFSMPRLVQCANVAPCPNIVDCYIARPTEKKLFTYFMVGASAVCIVLTFCEICYLIFHRVVRSLPRKSGLRGRGPPSSASQASTCRCHHKLVEAGELGPDSSDDKLRASAPNMTPI